Proteins from a genomic interval of Microbacterium abyssi:
- the ftsY gene encoding signal recognition particle-docking protein FtsY, producing MAEKSWSLGRALRGMFVKPTIDESTWDDLETALITADFGPDITERIVDQLRDKVERFRTTDPKDLQRMLQETLEEHFAKFDTTLKLTERPAVVLVVGVNGVGKTTTIGKFTKFLRSYQRSVVVGAADTFRAAAVDQLATWAQRGGAAIVRPQQEGQDPASVAYQTIEFAQREGIEIAIIDTAGRLHTKGGLMDELSKIRRVIEKQAPISEVLLVLDATTGQNGVMQAEAFLQHAGVTGLVITKLDGSAKGGFVLAVQERTGIPVKLLGQGEGIDDLTGFTPHVFVASLVGQ from the coding sequence ATGGCGGAGAAGTCCTGGTCCCTCGGCCGCGCACTGCGCGGCATGTTCGTCAAGCCCACGATCGACGAGAGCACGTGGGACGACCTGGAGACCGCGCTGATCACCGCCGACTTCGGTCCCGACATCACCGAGCGCATCGTCGACCAACTGCGGGACAAGGTCGAGCGTTTCCGGACGACCGACCCGAAGGACCTTCAGCGCATGCTGCAGGAGACCCTCGAGGAGCACTTCGCGAAGTTCGATACGACCCTCAAGCTCACCGAGCGTCCCGCGGTCGTTCTCGTCGTGGGTGTCAACGGCGTCGGGAAGACCACCACGATCGGCAAGTTCACCAAGTTCCTCCGCAGCTACCAGCGCAGCGTCGTCGTCGGCGCCGCAGACACGTTCCGTGCCGCGGCCGTCGACCAGCTCGCCACCTGGGCGCAGCGCGGGGGAGCGGCGATCGTCCGTCCGCAGCAGGAGGGACAGGATCCCGCATCCGTCGCCTATCAGACCATCGAGTTCGCGCAGCGCGAGGGCATCGAGATCGCGATCATCGACACGGCCGGGCGCCTGCACACCAAGGGCGGGCTGATGGACGAGCTGTCGAAGATCCGCCGGGTCATCGAGAAGCAGGCACCGATCAGCGAGGTACTGCTGGTGCTGGATGCCACCACCGGCCAGAACGGCGTCATGCAGGCGGAGGCCTTCCTGCAGCACGCAGGAGTGACCGGGCTCGTGATCACGAAGCTCGACGGTTCGGCCAAGGGCGGCTTCGTCCTCGCGGTGCAGGAACGCACCGGCATCCCGGTCAAACTCCTCGGCCAGGGAGAGGGGATCGACGACCTCACCGGATTCACGCCGCACGTCTTCGTGGCATCCCTTGTCGGGCAGTGA
- a CDS encoding DUF2004 domain-containing protein yields the protein MAIEHDYFGLLSSGPDGSIFWSETVDLGDQTVTVDLTAPDQDDISPDALDIAAALISGIENVDATARRGMLAEVDDRTSEVTEYILQQQEAYGEELPDMLVDVSGDDSVDIIRSLRLMSMTILADEHGGSEPFAVLEYALDADETDDVLLVNLASDGSVQSVMSAD from the coding sequence ATGGCGATCGAACACGACTACTTCGGACTGCTGTCCTCGGGTCCGGACGGATCGATCTTCTGGAGCGAGACGGTGGATCTCGGCGATCAGACGGTGACCGTCGACCTCACCGCGCCCGATCAGGACGACATCTCCCCGGACGCCCTCGACATCGCGGCCGCGCTGATCTCGGGGATCGAGAACGTGGATGCCACAGCACGGCGAGGCATGCTCGCCGAAGTCGACGACCGCACCAGCGAGGTGACGGAGTACATCCTGCAGCAGCAGGAGGCCTACGGCGAAGAGCTCCCGGACATGCTCGTCGATGTCAGCGGGGACGACTCGGTCGACATCATCCGTTCGCTCCGCCTGATGAGCATGACGATCCTCGCCGACGAGCACGGCGGTTCCGAGCCGTTCGCGGTGCTCGAGTATGCGCTCGACGCGGATGAGACCGACGACGTCTTGCTCGTGAACCTCGCCTCCGACGGCAGTGTGCAGTCGGTCATGAGCGCCGATTAG
- the lipA gene encoding lipoyl synthase: MTAAAPEGRRLLRLEVRNAETPIERKPEWIRTKAKMGPEYQALHSLVKDEGLHTVCQEAGCPNIFECWEDREATFLIGGSQCTRRCDFCQIDTGKPDAYDTDEPRRVAESVTRMGLRYATVTSVARDDLPDTGAWLNAETVRRIHAENPNTGVELLANEHNGDPEFLGQIFEARPEVFAHNVETVPRIFKRIRPAFKYERSLNVITQAHDAGLITKSNLILGMGEEPEEVVQALNDLHAAGCDIITITQYLRPTPRHLPVARWVKPAEFVEFKEEAERIGFLGVLAGPLVRSSYRAGRLWAQSMISKGREIPPHLAHIAESADLGFAQAV, translated from the coding sequence ATGACCGCCGCCGCACCCGAGGGACGCAGACTGCTGCGCCTCGAAGTCCGCAACGCCGAGACGCCGATCGAGCGCAAGCCCGAGTGGATCAGGACCAAGGCGAAGATGGGCCCGGAGTACCAGGCGCTGCATTCGCTGGTAAAGGACGAGGGCCTGCACACCGTGTGCCAGGAGGCGGGCTGCCCGAACATCTTCGAGTGCTGGGAGGACCGCGAGGCGACGTTCCTCATCGGCGGCTCGCAGTGCACGCGGCGCTGCGACTTCTGCCAGATCGACACAGGCAAGCCCGACGCCTACGACACCGATGAGCCGCGCCGGGTCGCCGAGAGCGTCACGCGCATGGGCCTGCGCTATGCCACCGTCACGAGCGTCGCCCGCGATGATCTGCCCGACACGGGAGCCTGGCTGAACGCCGAGACCGTGCGGCGCATTCACGCCGAGAATCCGAACACCGGGGTCGAGCTGCTCGCGAACGAACACAATGGCGACCCCGAGTTCCTGGGGCAGATCTTCGAGGCCCGGCCCGAGGTGTTCGCACACAATGTCGAGACCGTGCCGCGGATCTTCAAGCGCATTCGGCCCGCGTTCAAGTACGAGAGGTCGCTGAACGTGATCACGCAGGCGCACGACGCCGGTCTCATCACCAAGTCGAACCTCATCCTCGGCATGGGCGAGGAGCCGGAGGAGGTCGTGCAGGCGCTGAACGACTTGCACGCAGCGGGCTGCGACATCATCACGATCACGCAGTACCTGCGCCCGACGCCCCGGCACCTGCCGGTCGCGCGCTGGGTGAAGCCGGCGGAGTTCGTCGAGTTCAAGGAGGAGGCCGAGCGCATCGGATTCCTCGGCGTGCTCGCCGGTCCCCTGGTGCGCTCGTCGTACCGCGCCGGCCGGCTGTGGGCACAGTCGATGATCTCCAAAGGACGGGAGATCCCGCCGCACCTGGCGCACATCGCCGAGAGCGCCGACCTCGGATTCGCCCAGGCGGTCTGA
- the lipB gene encoding lipoyl(octanoyl) transferase LipB codes for MLDILTAGLSPQLVPYLAGWELQRQVHHDVVEGTRPDTLILLEHEAVYTAGKRTEPQERPHDGTPVIDVDRGGKITWHGPGQLVGYPIVRLPEPMDVVAHVRRLERVLIEILRPLGVDGYQVEGRSGVWVRRPLSEDKIAAIGVRVQNGVTMHGFAINCDNTLSGFRGIIPCGITDAGVTTVSEVVGRDISPADIVTAVAEAFSTEYADAEYEGAPA; via the coding sequence ATGCTCGACATTCTCACTGCGGGACTCTCGCCGCAGCTGGTCCCCTATCTCGCCGGCTGGGAGCTGCAGCGGCAGGTCCACCATGATGTCGTCGAAGGCACGCGACCGGACACCCTGATCCTCCTCGAGCACGAAGCCGTCTACACCGCGGGCAAGCGCACCGAGCCGCAGGAGCGCCCTCACGACGGCACGCCCGTCATCGATGTCGACCGCGGCGGCAAGATCACCTGGCACGGTCCAGGTCAGCTCGTCGGCTACCCGATCGTCCGCCTGCCCGAGCCGATGGACGTCGTCGCCCATGTGCGCCGCCTGGAGCGCGTGCTCATCGAGATCCTCCGCCCTCTCGGCGTCGACGGCTACCAGGTCGAGGGACGCAGCGGCGTCTGGGTGCGCCGGCCGCTCAGTGAAGACAAGATCGCCGCGATCGGCGTCCGCGTGCAGAACGGCGTGACGATGCACGGCTTCGCGATCAACTGCGACAACACGCTGAGCGGATTCCGCGGGATCATCCCGTGCGGAATCACCGACGCCGGCGTCACGACCGTCAGCGAGGTGGTCGGCCGCGACATCTCCCCCGCCGACATCGTCACCGCCGTCGCCGAAGCGTTCTCCACCGAGTACGCGGATGCCGAATACGAAGGAGCCCCTGCATGA